One region of Thermococcus sp. M36 genomic DNA includes:
- a CDS encoding ABC transporter ATP-binding protein has protein sequence MFLLIALGTVSTLLSAAVPFYIQSLIENLGRMDTDDILKNIGIIIFLYTASTVVYLYSGFVSNFAETKAAAWLKRKLFISTLLLENIDPGDALSRIQSDTEIVGRMGMSLIPAIVIEAFSLVIGVTVIFRLNPYLGVVTLLTLPVYGLSLRAFIHELKLASSEERKRYSESVTAFKEGIDGRLDIKTLDAFDYLIKRVSERLDRWVDASRRVAFYSTASYGLQSYLSTILPLLVLLSGIVFVKNGMATLSSVIATFTYLGRVYYPVERFAFFWSSYHRAIPVIDRIWEFIEIDPSLERPVCAPENWDIELQGVSLSRERSQVLKEISGRIAFGKNLGIVGPSGVGKTTLALIISGIIRPTKGEVKIGKCSPESLLGRELIYVPSEPYLFEGTIRENIALGKNIPEDEIAELLKTVELGELSPDLWIEEGGRNLSLGQRQRIALARALARNPRIIILDEATSGMDSEREARILQRLRKMEMTLITISHRLSTIREMEEIWVLEEGRILCRGRHEELFKSCEKYRELFKEQEKSKNALY, from the coding sequence CCGCATCAACGGTTGTCTATCTATACTCGGGTTTTGTTAGCAACTTTGCAGAAACGAAAGCCGCTGCCTGGCTTAAAAGGAAACTGTTCATCTCAACTTTACTCTTGGAGAACATCGACCCCGGTGATGCCCTCTCAAGGATCCAATCAGACACGGAAATCGTCGGTAGGATGGGGATGTCCCTAATCCCGGCCATCGTCATAGAGGCCTTTTCTCTGGTCATTGGAGTGACGGTTATCTTCAGATTGAACCCATATCTCGGTGTCGTTACCCTCTTGACACTCCCGGTCTACGGTCTCTCCCTTAGGGCATTCATTCATGAACTCAAGCTGGCCTCCTCAGAAGAGAGAAAGAGATACTCAGAGAGCGTTACCGCATTCAAAGAAGGAATAGACGGAAGACTTGATATAAAAACCCTCGATGCGTTCGATTACCTCATCAAAAGGGTCTCAGAAAGGCTTGACCGTTGGGTCGATGCATCAAGGAGAGTTGCCTTCTATAGCACAGCCAGCTACGGCCTCCAGTCGTACCTATCAACAATCCTGCCGCTTCTTGTTCTCCTAAGTGGCATAGTTTTTGTCAAGAATGGAATGGCCACCCTCTCGTCGGTTATCGCAACATTTACATACCTCGGCAGAGTCTATTATCCGGTCGAGCGGTTTGCGTTCTTTTGGAGCAGTTACCACAGGGCCATCCCTGTAATTGACAGAATATGGGAGTTCATTGAAATCGATCCCTCCCTTGAAAGGCCGGTGTGTGCTCCAGAAAATTGGGATATCGAACTGCAGGGCGTATCCTTATCCCGTGAAAGAAGTCAGGTTCTAAAGGAAATCTCCGGGAGGATCGCCTTTGGTAAAAACCTTGGTATAGTTGGCCCTTCAGGAGTTGGAAAAACAACACTGGCCTTGATAATCTCGGGGATAATCAGGCCAACTAAGGGCGAAGTTAAGATTGGGAAGTGTTCACCGGAGTCCCTTCTTGGCAGGGAGCTTATTTACGTTCCATCAGAGCCGTATCTCTTTGAAGGAACCATTAGAGAGAACATTGCCCTCGGAAAAAACATCCCTGAAGATGAAATTGCTGAGCTCTTAAAGACCGTTGAACTTGGAGAATTAAGTCCGGATTTATGGATTGAAGAAGGTGGAAGAAATTTATCGCTAGGTCAGAGACAGAGGATAGCTTTAGCAAGGGCCCTGGCCAGAAACCCCAGGATCATAATACTGGACGAGGCCACTTCGGGCATGGATTCTGAGAGGGAAGCAAGAATCCTCCAAAGGTTGAGAAAAATGGAGATGACCCTTATCACCATATCCCATAGACTCTCAACAATCAGAGAGATGGAAGAGATATGGGTTCTTGAGGAGGGCAGGATATTGTGCAGGGGTAGGCACGAAGAGCTGTTTAAGAGTTGCGAGAAATACCGTGAGCTGTTCAAAGAGCAGGAGAAAAGCAAGAACGCTCTTTACTAA
- a CDS encoding AAA family ATPase, which translates to MDERILTSLITTSRRVMAWARKFPKKRFLFDELKAVDEEYYVGVRGVRGVGKTVLLLQLANETERSVYFSADSTLIKPFSLYEVVNSLAEMGYRNVFIDEIHRKADWAEDLKTLYDEHEVRVFFSGSSAIDLVHSGADLSRRVVLKELPPASFREWLNIKRDFDVPRYSLKEVLSRAFDLTDMYAELHPLWREYMREGGVLYPRSGFYDALDNSIRKVILEDLSALREVSVKYETDAFKLLYIVAKSAPFEANYSRIARALEVSKNMAIRLVEDLSKAGLLIALHPCGSGRKEPKLYLTVPLREFFARKGFNTHEGALREEFFVNHLRNLGLCYLKGKRGEKTADFRIGEWIIEVGGESKGRYQRPDYIAVDGLLTGKGRTPLFLFGLVY; encoded by the coding sequence ATGGACGAGAGGATACTCACTTCACTCATCACCACGAGCCGGAGGGTAATGGCTTGGGCGAGGAAGTTCCCAAAAAAGCGCTTTCTCTTCGACGAGCTTAAAGCTGTTGATGAGGAGTATTACGTTGGCGTTAGGGGCGTTCGCGGTGTCGGTAAGACAGTCCTTCTGCTCCAGCTGGCAAATGAAACCGAAAGGAGCGTTTACTTCTCAGCCGATTCGACCCTCATAAAGCCTTTCTCCCTCTACGAGGTGGTGAACTCCCTCGCGGAGATGGGATACAGAAATGTTTTCATTGATGAGATTCACAGGAAAGCGGACTGGGCCGAGGACTTAAAGACGCTCTACGACGAGCACGAGGTAAGGGTGTTCTTCTCAGGTTCATCGGCTATAGATTTGGTTCATTCGGGAGCTGACCTGTCAAGAAGGGTCGTCCTCAAGGAATTACCCCCCGCTTCCTTCAGGGAATGGCTCAACATAAAGAGGGACTTCGACGTTCCCAGGTACTCACTAAAAGAAGTCCTTTCCAGAGCGTTTGACCTGACAGATATGTACGCTGAACTCCATCCACTCTGGAGGGAATACATGCGCGAGGGGGGAGTGCTCTACCCGAGGAGTGGCTTCTACGATGCCCTTGACAACTCTATTCGGAAGGTAATCCTCGAAGATCTCTCCGCCCTGAGGGAGGTTAGCGTTAAGTACGAAACCGATGCATTTAAGCTTCTCTACATTGTCGCCAAATCCGCCCCATTCGAGGCCAACTACTCCCGGATAGCCAGGGCTCTCGAAGTCTCCAAGAACATGGCGATAAGGCTCGTGGAAGACCTTTCAAAGGCCGGCCTCCTGATTGCCCTTCACCCCTGCGGCAGCGGGAGGAAGGAGCCTAAACTATACCTCACCGTTCCGCTGAGGGAGTTCTTTGCCAGAAAGGGCTTTAACACCCACGAAGGTGCCCTGCGCGAGGAGTTCTTCGTGAACCACCTGCGGAACCTCGGTCTCTGCTACCTCAAAGGGAAGAGGGGTGAGAAAACCGCTGACTTCAGGATTGGCGAATGGATTATCGAGGTAGGCGGTGAATCAAAGGGTCGCTACCAGAGACCGGACTACATAGCGGTCGATGGCCTCCTCACGGGCAAGGGCAGGACCCCGCTGTTCCTGTTTGGGTTGGTGTATTGA
- a CDS encoding deoxyhypusine synthase: MTEPKDIVLKESEEIEGTPIEGPWLDEVGSLEEVIDYYHRIGFQATHLGRAIEIWKKVEEKRASGEEVRVFLGYTSNMVSSGLRELIAWLVKEGKVDVIVTTAGGVEEDFIKALKPFILGDWYVNDAEMREKGINRIGNIFVPNDRYIEFEKYMIPFFERVREMEKERGKPLTASEFIYEMGRFMDEKLGKEKERSIIYWAYKRNVPIFCPAITDGSIGDMLYFFKEERGDRELIIDVANDIVRLNNLAVTAKETASIILGGSLPKHAIINANLFRGGTDYAIYITTAIPWDGSLSGAPPSEGVSWGKIRAKADYVEIWADATLVFPVLVWKVMR; the protein is encoded by the coding sequence ATGACCGAGCCAAAAGATATAGTCCTCAAGGAATCGGAAGAGATTGAGGGAACGCCCATCGAGGGGCCGTGGCTGGATGAAGTGGGAAGCCTTGAAGAGGTCATCGATTACTATCATCGCATAGGCTTCCAGGCGACGCACCTTGGAAGGGCCATCGAAATATGGAAAAAGGTGGAGGAAAAGCGCGCCAGCGGCGAAGAGGTCAGGGTCTTCCTCGGCTACACTTCCAACATGGTCTCTTCTGGCCTCAGAGAGCTGATAGCATGGCTGGTCAAGGAGGGCAAGGTGGACGTCATCGTAACAACGGCCGGCGGCGTTGAGGAGGACTTCATAAAGGCCCTAAAGCCATTCATTCTGGGCGACTGGTACGTCAACGACGCGGAGATGAGAGAGAAGGGCATAAACAGAATAGGCAACATCTTCGTGCCCAACGACAGGTACATTGAATTCGAGAAGTACATGATACCCTTCTTCGAACGGGTTCGTGAGATGGAAAAGGAGCGCGGGAAGCCGCTGACGGCGAGCGAGTTCATCTACGAGATGGGCCGCTTCATGGACGAAAAGCTCGGGAAGGAGAAGGAGCGTTCGATAATCTACTGGGCCTACAAGCGGAACGTCCCGATATTCTGCCCTGCTATAACCGACGGCTCGATAGGAGACATGCTCTACTTCTTCAAAGAGGAGCGCGGAGACAGGGAGCTTATCATAGACGTGGCCAACGACATCGTGAGGCTCAACAACCTGGCTGTCACAGCGAAGGAAACCGCTTCGATAATCCTTGGAGGTTCCCTGCCGAAGCATGCAATAATAAACGCCAACCTCTTCAGAGGAGGAACGGACTACGCGATATACATCACCACTGCCATCCCCTGGGACGGCTCGCTTAGCGGCGCGCCGCCGAGCGAAGGAGTGAGCTGGGGCAAGATAAGGGCTAAGGCTGACTACGTCGAGATATGGGCCGATGCGACGCTCGTCTTCCCGGTGCTGGTGTGGAAGGTGATGCGCTGA